TGTATGATCAGCTCtctttgtcacacagaaaaaaGACCAGCTAGAATATGGACCTTTCCACAGGCTTGTGAACTACACCCCTGACCTGTCAGAAGCAGAGGTGGATGATTCCATCAAAAGGGCTCTAAAATTGTGGGCAGATGTCACTCCTCTGACATTTACCCGTATCAACAGCGGCACAGCAGACATCATGATCTCCTTTGTTACAAGAGGTATGTTCCCTCCATCcctttatttgtgttcatattttCTTTATGAACCATGTACTTTTCGTTTTGCTTAATTACTTTAAACTAAATTGAATTCACTTGTTTTCTTCAATGACTTTTAAATCTTGAATTGTTTGTGCTGGCCAATAATCGATCAAATTATTGTGCatgatcgttttttttttttttttttttttcatacaatcATTCATTGAAACATTTGCCAGatttctgaaataaaaatactttaattaaaaggAAACTTCATTATTTATTCtaatataaacattattttattaatagattttaattaataatagattttatttataatgcacttttcattccaaagaatctcaaaatgcaacaatggaaaagggaaaaataacaaaaaatgaataaaaagtaaagatatagattaataaaaaacatcaacacataaaagctttactgaacagaaaacagagctgatggtggaagtctctgtgaGATCCACagtacactgtggtccactccatgttttacatttctcccaATGCTAGAGGctctatagagggaatgcacatGGCATCACCGTCAGCTAGAGCGCTTGCTATTACGCcctactgagtggcaaaaagactgagaggcagcactggtttacagcatggtttacagtgttaatgcaaaacacacaaaaccagtcCCGGTGCCAGAGGGGGGGGTaggggaggcttgtccacggacccAATAGACATCGCTGTTCTGAGCTTGAGAAAGACTTTATAATAGCGTGTAATTTTATCACTCAAACCAccaacctgctgctgcttctgcttttagagggaaaagctgcccataactgcttgtctaggatctgtaatcctctgtaagaattcgtaataatagcatattattagcgaaaaggagctagcaaatgatcaagtgtgtatctgtatttgcactcgtaaaatgattacatttccaacgcgTTTTCgcttcggtgagtaatgtagccaatcacggacatgtttgtagatatctacaacggaattggccaatcacaggtgttgaacttgGAATCCACTGACCGCTCGAGTGTTTGTCCAGGTCCTGTGTTAACACGCTCCCCTTTGTAAGTGCAGACACTGGGAAATAAGATGTTCATGTATACCAGCTTCATTGcagaactttgtgagattgggtttattgaatgagtgacagcttttagtgctTATAACGGGAGCACTCTTTGCGCGCTGTCTgggcaatataattattatttattttttattaatatatattcagaatttgaataaaacttttgttttccattcgtaacaagcggccacatacacacttcaatacactgacccatccacatatacaagcgggattcactcgaaaaatgtgatgactgaTCAGTTATATATAATCATGttgaaatcaggctcataaaaatgtcaggaaaacacgattcctggcttcatgtcattatccatggatcactgaatctgtggtaagttgtaaggaccactatatcgagcccaaactttagtttaaactgataattgtTTGCTCAACTCACGATTTCCTCTAGTAACTGCAGTCACGctgcagctcttctgccactcagccccggctgaggggggcgtgttccggcgggaaagtgacgttgatgcattccctctattgcTGCATATTCCCATGTATAAGTCCCATGACACGcgcagctgaagaccagatggagGCGATCGCTGCAGCAGCATGCAGGAGGCAAACAAAGTTTTctgggcacttctgtggacacaccggggtcggcgcagaagacCATGCCgttccacggccgcaatgcaagaTGGAACAGCGatgcagccgagaagcagaacatctcaacaTCATTCCGGACGCTGATGATGCCGGGCCGGTGCAAACGCCGCCAATCAACCGCCAATCAACCGCCAACCTCAGCCATCATGCAGTTCAAGCCTGAGGAAGACCACCAGTGaccagccgacacccagaagagagagcagccgcagctagcaacatcaaatgtccttcaaaccagaagCAACCACAACAATTCAAACAATAACAGCAGAGAAGCGGGGAAAAAACGGCGAACGGCGAACAGCGTCATCTAAGTGGcagccagcaatcagcaacagtcccaattgtagctctgactgtttgACTAGTCacagtcataattaaataaaataaaatctaaatctaacagTACAGTTAACTTGATTTGGGGTTAGTATCAATTGCAAGCACAAAGCATGATTGTGGGTTTCCCTTTTGTATATTTGCTAATGTAATGGATGTAGAGCTGTGCATGTAAACCTCATTCGAACTTACtgttgtaataataatatatgaaaCCTATAACTACGTATGTGTAAGAGAAGAAAACTAGTGAATTGTTACATCCTTGAATGCAACTgaaatttcttaaaaataaagctcAGGTTCATTTGATTTCCAAAATcgaattataatatatatatatatatatatatgccaaacTCTTTCCTACAGATCATGGTGATGCTTACCCATTTGACGGACCACAAGGCATTTTGGCTCATGCTTTCGCACCCTCACCTGGAATCGGTGGAGATGCACATTTCGATGATGATGAAGTTTTCACTTTCCACACACCAAAAGCTAAATGTAAtgtagctttttttgttttgtgcctttagttttattaaatgcagttttcagaGATTCATCTTAATAGTCACTTTGATTTCAACTAAAACTCTAAAGTGGCACTTTATTTCTCTGTAGGTTATGACCTGTTCTTGGTGGCTGCCCATGAATTAGGTCACTCTTTGGGTCTTTCTCATTCCAATGTTCCTGGCGCTCTGATGTTTCCCACATACAGTTTCACAGATCCAGAACGTTTCTCTCTGCCCTCTGATGACATTACAGGGATTCAGTCACTCTATGGTAATATGATCTTCAAGAGTGAAACatactgttttgtttgtttgtttgttttttaactaTGTGGTATTTTTTCAAGGCCCAAACGAAGACACAACCACAATCACACCAAGTCCAACACCATCAACTTCTAATGTTTGTGACCCTAACTTGATATTGGATGCAGTTACAACTTTTAAGGGAGAAACATTGTTCTTCAAGGACAGGTAatacataaaacaaataaaaatcacacacacacatatatatatatatatatatatatatatatatatatatatatatatatatatatatatattttatatatacatatatatatgtatgtatgtatgtatgtatgtatgtatatatatatatatatatatatatatatatatatatatatatatatgatgtatgtatgtgtgtgtgtgtgcagcttTGTCTGGCGTAGGTATCCACATCGAGCGGAAATGACGAGATATCTAATCAAGAATGTGTGGCCCAACGCCCCGGACAACATTGATGCTGCTTACGAGGATCCTGAAAAAATACTTTTCCTATTCAAAggtaaagtgtgccaagaaaacatcccccacaccattacaccaccaacagccttagtggagatgagtggtacccggtggggtcttgttgtagcccatccgcctcaaggttgtgcatgttgtggcttcacaaatgctttgctgcatacttcggttgtaacgagtggttattttagtcaaagttgctcttctatcagcttgaatcagtctgcCCATTCtcttctgacctctagcatcaacaaagcatttttgctcacaggactgccgcatactggatgtttttcccttttcacaccattctttgtaaaccctagaaatggttgtgtgtgaaaattccagtaactgagcagattgtgaaatactcagacctgCCCTTCTgtcaccaacaaccatgccacactcaaaattgcttaaatcacctttctttcccattctgacattcagtttggagttcaggagattgtccggaccaggaccacacccctaaatgcatttaagcaactgccatgtgattggttgattagataattgcattagtgagaaattgaacaggtgttcctaataatcctttaggtgagtgtgtgtgtgtgtgtgtgtgtgtgtgtgtgtgtgtgtgtgtgtgtgtgtgtgtgtgtgtgtataatatattAGTGGTGGGCCGTTATTGGTGTTAACATGCTGCATTAACGTGAGACTCTTATCGGGCGATAAAAAAATATCGCTGTTAATCTATACTCAAAGTTGGGTTGGGAGCTGAGTCTATACTACGGAAGCTATGATTACTTCCACTTTGATATTTTAGCGCGGATGTGTACCTAGCCGAATTGCACTGTAGGGGGTGAGAACGAATCTTCGAACCTGTGTATATGCCTAGTGTGAAATTACCACCACATCAAACGTGACGTGCTAACATGGATGCAGCT
The window above is part of the Pseudorasbora parva isolate DD20220531a chromosome 23, ASM2467924v1, whole genome shotgun sequence genome. Proteins encoded here:
- the LOC137061861 gene encoding collagenase 3-like, with product MWASNSYLKSFYELEYKSEISSVSKVEKKPDFGFGLRELDPMTAKLKEMQEFFGLKVTGTLDKETLEVMKKPRCGVPDVAAFSTFGDGPKWSTNTLTYRLVNYTPDLSEAEVDDSIKRALKLWADVTPLTFTRINSGTADIMISFVTRDHGDAYPFDGPQGILAHAFAPSPGIGGDAHFDDDEVFTFHTPKAKCYDLFLVAAHELGHSLGLSHSNVPGALMFPTYSFTDPERFSLPSDDITGIQSLYGPNEDTTTITPSPTPSTSNVCDPNLILDAVTTFKGETLFFKDSFVWRRYPHRAEMTRYLIKNVWPNAPDNIDAAYEDPEKILFLFKGKNVWAFNSHGVEPGYPKPLSSFGLPPSVTKVSAAVHDKTSGKTLLFFDIYYYSYNEIMKRMDRGNPKRLEDGFPGVTGEVTAAHQIGDKMYLFSGTKVYEFSSNRKLLRVLTNKYFLSC